The Flavobacterium sp. 123 genome contains a region encoding:
- the rplI gene encoding 50S ribosomal protein L9, with amino-acid sequence MELILKKDVQNLGFKDDVVTVKNGYGRNFLIPQGHAQLATPSAKKVLAENLKQRAHKEAKVVNDAKALAEALKAIEIKIFAKAGGEKLFGSITNIDIAEALAKGGQEIDRKFITSGIVKRTGKYAASVRLHRDVIVELAYEIVAEK; translated from the coding sequence ATGGAACTTATTTTAAAAAAAGATGTTCAAAATTTAGGATTTAAAGATGATGTGGTAACGGTAAAAAATGGTTACGGTCGTAACTTTTTAATCCCACAAGGTCACGCACAATTAGCTACTCCTTCTGCAAAGAAAGTATTAGCTGAAAACCTAAAACAAAGAGCACACAAAGAAGCTAAAGTAGTTAACGATGCAAAAGCATTGGCTGAAGCTTTGAAAGCTATTGAAATTAAAATCTTTGCAAAAGCAGGTGGTGAAAAATTATTCGGTTCAATCACGAATATTGATATCGCTGAAGCTTTAGCTAAAGGAGGTCAAGAAATTGATAGAAAATTCATCACTAGCGGTATCGTTAAACGTACTGGTAAATACGCTGCTAGCGTTCGTTTACATAGAGATGTAATTGTAGAATTAGCTTACGAAATCGTAGCAGAAAAATAA
- a CDS encoding carboxypeptidase regulatory-like domain-containing protein gives MKKIITLLFFVLGLHIMIGQTTTSGIKGIVKSSNSELLPGATVLAIHTPSGTKYSALSNADGRFNMLNMRIGGPYKIVVSFVGYKNQEFNDVYLELGKAFGLDIVMQDESQKLEEVKVVGAKNKVFQSGRTGAETTVGRRELAVLPTISRSAEDFTRLEPSASGGSFAGRNNKFNNYSLNGSVFNNPFGLDAATPGGQTGSQPISLDAIDQIQVATAPYDVTLSGFTGASVNAVTKSGTNEFHGTAYTFYRNQDLTGNKVHGEKIFVPSLEQTQAGLSIGGPIVKDKLFFFANYEIDKRSDLGSNVVANDGNATTGVNESRVLASDLMHVSTELGKLGYNTGAYQGFTHNSDSNKGIIKLDWNINDNHKLAFIYNFLDASKDKPAHPTAILRRGPDVNTMQFENSGYQINNKLSSFLVELNSKFSEIVTNKLQAGYTHFNDFRNPFSAPAPVISITKDGSPYIIAGHEPFSINNKLDQKVIQITDNLNIVKGNHTYTAGFSFEKFIFKNSFNLKGYGFDVFGSTDMAGFDANIESGYYASAIAAAQATYNAKNAVQDGANGGWNLAETTVGQLAFYVQDEWNINDNFKLIYGLRADKPLYFNTSSLIQKFIDTDNSEGYVPTINYYNPKDGSTVNFDSTKLPGNGLLWSPRAGFNWDVNGNKVTQLRGGTGIFTGKLPFVWIGNQVGGVDPFFYEVVNNDFKFPQVWRTSLGIDHKFENDYILTVDMSYNKDINAVHVQDWGLKTPTSQLNGVDNRPIYGSNDYGTWSEYGFPARAHAYVLTNSKKGSAFNGSVKVQKTFDNGLFASLAYNYLKSKDVNSIEAEITGDAFNFNPALGNVNNDVLSNSKYGDTHRFIGVASKKWKYANDKWSTTVSTFFEYAQGGRFNYTYGGDINNDGASGNDLIYIPTTAEISSMNFSGSGQGAAFDKFISQDDYLNGRRGQYAERYGALSPWRGKWDLKLMQDYNFKISSASEKKNTIQFSIDVLNIGNLLNSDWGLIQQPISVQPIGVSVDSGNVPTYTFNGTQTKTFSYDASLASRWQAQFGIRYIF, from the coding sequence ATGAAAAAAATTATTACTTTATTGTTTTTTGTACTAGGTCTTCATATTATGATAGGCCAAACTACAACATCAGGTATTAAGGGAATAGTGAAAAGTTCTAATAGTGAATTGCTTCCAGGAGCAACAGTATTAGCTATTCATACGCCTTCAGGAACTAAATATTCTGCATTATCAAATGCTGATGGAAGATTCAACATGTTGAATATGAGAATTGGTGGGCCGTACAAAATTGTAGTTTCATTTGTGGGGTATAAAAATCAAGAATTCAATGATGTTTATCTTGAACTAGGAAAAGCGTTTGGGTTAGACATCGTTATGCAAGATGAAAGCCAAAAGCTAGAAGAAGTAAAAGTTGTAGGCGCTAAAAACAAAGTTTTCCAAAGTGGAAGAACAGGTGCTGAAACTACTGTAGGAAGAAGAGAATTGGCAGTATTGCCAACAATCTCAAGATCAGCTGAAGATTTTACGCGTTTGGAGCCTTCTGCTAGTGGAGGATCTTTTGCAGGTAGAAATAATAAATTCAATAACTATTCGTTGAATGGGTCTGTATTTAATAACCCTTTTGGATTAGATGCTGCAACTCCTGGAGGACAAACTGGTTCTCAGCCAATTTCATTAGATGCGATTGATCAAATTCAGGTTGCTACTGCTCCTTATGATGTGACTTTATCAGGTTTTACAGGTGCTTCTGTGAATGCTGTAACTAAATCAGGTACGAATGAATTTCATGGTACTGCTTATACTTTTTACAGAAATCAAGATTTAACAGGTAATAAAGTTCATGGTGAAAAAATATTTGTTCCTTCTTTAGAGCAAACGCAAGCAGGTTTAAGTATTGGAGGTCCTATAGTTAAAGACAAATTATTTTTCTTTGCTAATTATGAAATTGACAAAAGAAGTGACTTAGGTTCAAATGTTGTTGCTAATGATGGAAATGCTACAACAGGTGTAAATGAATCTAGAGTTTTAGCTAGTGATTTAATGCATGTTTCTACGGAGTTAGGAAAGTTAGGATATAACACAGGTGCTTACCAAGGATTTACACACAATTCAGATTCTAATAAAGGAATTATCAAATTAGATTGGAATATTAATGACAATCATAAATTAGCGTTTATTTATAATTTCTTGGATGCATCCAAAGACAAACCTGCACACCCAACAGCTATTCTTCGTAGAGGACCAGATGTTAATACAATGCAGTTTGAAAATTCTGGATACCAAATAAACAATAAACTTAGCTCTTTCTTAGTAGAGTTGAACTCTAAATTTAGCGAGATTGTTACTAATAAACTACAAGCTGGTTATACTCATTTTAATGATTTTAGAAACCCGTTTTCTGCTCCAGCACCAGTTATTAGTATAACTAAGGATGGTTCTCCTTATATTATCGCAGGACATGAGCCGTTCTCAATCAATAATAAATTAGATCAAAAAGTAATTCAAATTACAGATAATTTAAATATTGTAAAAGGAAATCATACTTATACAGCTGGTTTCTCTTTTGAAAAATTCATTTTCAAAAACTCATTCAATCTTAAAGGATATGGTTTTGATGTTTTTGGATCTACTGATATGGCTGGTTTTGATGCTAATATTGAAAGTGGCTATTATGCTTCTGCAATTGCAGCAGCTCAAGCAACATATAATGCAAAAAATGCAGTACAAGATGGTGCAAATGGTGGTTGGAACTTAGCTGAAACAACTGTTGGTCAATTGGCATTTTATGTTCAAGATGAATGGAATATCAATGATAATTTCAAATTGATATATGGTTTAAGAGCTGACAAACCATTGTATTTTAATACATCAAGCTTAATACAAAAATTTATAGATACAGATAATTCAGAAGGATATGTTCCAACTATTAATTATTATAATCCAAAAGACGGAAGTACTGTAAATTTTGATTCTACAAAACTTCCAGGAAACGGATTGTTATGGTCTCCTAGAGCAGGTTTCAATTGGGATGTAAATGGAAATAAAGTAACTCAATTGCGTGGAGGAACAGGTATTTTTACTGGAAAACTACCATTTGTATGGATTGGAAATCAAGTAGGTGGTGTAGATCCATTCTTCTATGAAGTTGTTAATAATGATTTTAAATTCCCTCAAGTTTGGAGAACTAGTTTAGGTATCGACCATAAATTTGAAAACGATTATATTTTAACTGTTGATATGTCTTATAATAAAGATATAAATGCAGTTCATGTTCAAGACTGGGGATTAAAAACCCCTACAAGTCAATTAAATGGTGTGGATAATAGACCAATTTATGGTTCTAATGATTACGGTACTTGGAGCGAATATGGTTTCCCTGCTAGAGCTCATGCTTATGTATTGACTAATTCAAAAAAAGGTAGTGCATTTAATGGTTCTGTTAAAGTGCAAAAAACTTTTGATAACGGATTATTTGCTAGTTTAGCTTATAACTATTTGAAATCAAAAGATGTGAATTCTATTGAAGCAGAAATTACAGGTGATGCCTTTAATTTTAACCCAGCATTAGGAAATGTTAATAATGATGTTCTTTCTAATTCTAAATATGGAGATACACACCGTTTTATTGGTGTAGCGTCAAAAAAATGGAAATATGCAAATGATAAGTGGTCAACTACAGTTTCTACTTTCTTTGAATATGCACAAGGAGGCCGTTTCAATTACACTTACGGAGGTGATATTAATAATGATGGAGCGTCAGGAAATGATTTAATTTATATTCCAACGACTGCTGAAATCAGTTCTATGAATTTTTCTGGTTCTGGTCAAGGTGCAGCTTTTGATAAATTCATTAGCCAAGATGATTATTTGAATGGAAGAAGAGGGCAATATGCAGAACGTTATGGTGCTTTATCTCCTTGGAGAGGTAAATGGGATCTTAAATTAATGCAAGATTATAACTTCAAAATTTCATCTGCTTCTGAAAAGAAAAATACTATCCAATTTAGTATTGATGTTTTGAACATAGGGAATTTATTGAACTCAGATTGGGGATTAATTCAACAACCAATCAGCGTACAACCAATAGGTGTATCAGTTGATTCAGGAAATGTTCCAACGTATACATTCAATGGTACACAAACTAAAACGTTCAGTTATGATGCTAGTTTAGCTTCAAGATGGCAAGCACAATTTGGTATCAGATATATTTTCTAG
- a CDS encoding DUF6495 family protein codes for MKYSRLTKEQFEELNQEFSTFLATQTIDKAEWDTIKAEQPEVAEQELDVFSDLIWEGVLTKAEYLEHFSKNHIFLFQCFDKHVQSIVLKSLVPETDFLTREGLQWLSDNMFTETIEMKIGKKEFTEERNSSIFALIQQGAFLSDGQLYQQINSIIES; via the coding sequence ATGAAATACTCAAGATTAACTAAAGAACAGTTTGAAGAATTAAATCAGGAGTTTAGTACTTTTTTAGCCACACAAACAATTGATAAAGCAGAATGGGATACAATTAAAGCAGAACAGCCAGAAGTTGCAGAACAGGAATTGGATGTGTTTTCTGATTTGATTTGGGAAGGAGTATTAACAAAAGCAGAGTATTTAGAGCATTTTTCTAAAAATCATATCTTTCTTTTTCAGTGTTTTGACAAACATGTTCAATCGATAGTTTTAAAATCATTGGTTCCAGAAACTGATTTTTTAACCCGCGAAGGTTTACAATGGCTGAGTGACAACATGTTTACGGAAACTATTGAAATGAAAATTGGTAAAAAAGAGTTTACTGAAGAACGAAATTCATCCATTTTTGCTTTGATTCAACAAGGAGCATTTTTAAGCGATGGACAATTATACCAGCAAATAAATTCAATTATTGAATCTTAA
- the ligA gene encoding NAD-dependent DNA ligase LigA produces the protein MDIQDTIQTLRKELNQHNHNYYVLDKPIISDFEFDLKLKQLQDLENQHPEYYDENSPTQRVGGAITKNFQTVPHEHRMYSLDNSYSKDELIDWEKRIQKVLGEVSLEYTCELKYDGASISITYENGLLKRAVTRGDGFQGDDVTNNIKTIKSIPLKLEGNFPETFDVRGEIILPFAGFEKMNQELIEIGETPYSNPRNTASGSLKLQDSAEVAKRPLDCLLYFIIGNKLPFNSQFEGLESARKWGFKVPKESKLANSLIDVFEFIDYWDIHRHTLPYETDGVVIKVNSFQYQEELGFTAKSPRWAIAYKFKSEQVSTTLNSISYQVGRTGSITPVANLEPVQLAGTIVKRASLHNADQIEKLDIRVGDTVFVEKGGEIIPKIIAVDFSKRPENTEPTKYITHCPECNTDLVRSEGEANHYCPNFYGCPPQIIGRIQHYISRKAMDIEGLGGETVALLFNNGLVHNYADLYELKVEQILPLERMAQKSAENLVNGVENSKNIPFERVLFALGIRYVGETVAKKLAKHYKNIDALSQASIMDLVLVDEIGERIAQSVVEFFENHENRIIIERLKIHGIQFEIIEKENPNATDKLLGKTFVVSGVFEKFSRDELKKAIEDNGGKVGSSISAKTDYVVAGDNMGPAKLEKANKLNVAIISEDDFIKILNES, from the coding sequence ATGGATATTCAAGATACAATTCAAACTTTAAGGAAGGAATTAAATCAGCATAATCATAATTATTATGTATTAGATAAACCTATCATTTCCGATTTTGAATTCGATTTAAAACTAAAACAACTTCAAGATTTAGAAAATCAACATCCAGAATATTACGATGAAAATTCTCCAACACAAAGAGTGGGAGGAGCGATTACGAAAAACTTTCAGACTGTTCCTCACGAGCACAGAATGTATTCTCTTGACAATTCTTATTCTAAAGACGAATTAATTGATTGGGAAAAACGCATTCAAAAAGTTTTGGGAGAGGTTTCTTTGGAATATACTTGTGAACTGAAATATGATGGCGCGTCAATCAGTATTACCTACGAAAACGGATTGCTTAAACGTGCTGTAACTCGAGGAGATGGTTTTCAAGGGGATGATGTAACTAATAATATAAAAACGATTAAGTCAATTCCTTTAAAATTAGAAGGAAATTTTCCAGAAACTTTTGACGTTCGTGGTGAAATCATTCTCCCTTTTGCTGGTTTTGAAAAAATGAATCAGGAATTAATAGAAATTGGAGAAACACCCTATTCTAATCCTCGAAATACAGCATCAGGAAGTTTAAAATTGCAAGACAGTGCCGAAGTAGCAAAACGACCTTTGGATTGCTTGTTGTATTTTATTATTGGAAATAAATTACCTTTTAATTCTCAATTTGAAGGATTAGAATCTGCAAGAAAATGGGGCTTTAAGGTTCCTAAAGAATCAAAATTAGCCAATAGTTTAATAGATGTTTTTGAATTTATCGACTATTGGGATATTCACAGACATACACTTCCTTATGAAACGGATGGAGTTGTTATCAAAGTAAATTCTTTTCAATATCAGGAAGAACTTGGTTTTACAGCAAAATCTCCACGCTGGGCTATTGCTTATAAATTCAAATCAGAACAAGTTTCTACTACTTTGAATTCTATCTCTTATCAAGTTGGAAGAACAGGTTCTATAACTCCGGTGGCTAATTTAGAGCCAGTACAGCTAGCCGGTACCATTGTAAAACGGGCATCTTTACACAATGCAGATCAAATTGAAAAATTAGATATTCGCGTGGGAGATACTGTTTTTGTTGAAAAAGGTGGAGAAATAATTCCTAAAATTATTGCGGTTGATTTTAGTAAGCGTCCAGAGAATACAGAACCTACAAAATATATTACGCATTGTCCAGAATGCAATACGGACTTAGTGCGAAGTGAAGGTGAGGCCAATCATTATTGCCCTAATTTTTATGGTTGCCCTCCACAAATTATAGGAAGAATTCAGCATTATATTTCTAGAAAAGCGATGGATATTGAAGGTTTAGGTGGCGAAACGGTTGCTTTACTTTTCAATAATGGATTGGTTCATAATTATGCTGATTTATACGAATTGAAGGTGGAACAAATTCTTCCATTAGAAAGGATGGCTCAAAAATCAGCAGAAAATTTAGTAAACGGGGTTGAAAATTCTAAAAACATTCCTTTTGAACGTGTTCTATTTGCACTTGGAATTCGGTATGTTGGTGAAACTGTAGCTAAAAAATTAGCAAAACATTACAAAAACATAGACGCATTAAGTCAAGCAAGTATAATGGATTTAGTACTTGTAGATGAAATTGGAGAAAGAATTGCTCAAAGTGTCGTTGAGTTTTTTGAGAATCATGAAAATAGAATTATAATTGAAAGGCTAAAAATACATGGTATTCAATTTGAAATTATTGAAAAAGAAAATCCAAATGCGACTGATAAACTATTAGGAAAAACCTTTGTTGTTTCTGGTGTTTTTGAGAAATTCTCTAGAGATGAATTGAAAAAAGCTATT